A region from the Rhodopseudomonas julia genome encodes:
- a CDS encoding class I SAM-dependent methyltransferase → MQTDPFQNETSFQPRVLASRGHEDYALLDSGNGRKLERFGPMLLDRPEEQAMWAPVLAEKQWQRADAVFTGDVEEEGAGRWRQNAGETEWTCRHGALAFTCRLTSFRHVGVFPEHAVHWDFVEEQLRRREAPKLLNLFGYTGIASLVAAQAGAQVTHVDASKKAIAWARENQALSGLDDKPIRWLIDDAGKFAAREVRRGNLYDMILLDPPKYGRGPKGETWHLFEDLPEMLKLCAQCLKPGGTLILTAYAIRASYLALHQLAADIVGGRVTSGEMALLGEGRAKALPTALYCRAEKPQ, encoded by the coding sequence GTGCAGACTGACCCTTTTCAAAACGAGACGAGCTTCCAGCCGCGGGTTCTCGCAAGCCGCGGACACGAGGATTACGCGCTTTTGGACAGCGGCAACGGCCGCAAGCTCGAACGCTTCGGGCCGATGCTGCTCGACCGGCCGGAGGAACAGGCGATGTGGGCGCCCGTCCTTGCCGAGAAGCAATGGCAGCGGGCGGACGCCGTCTTCACCGGCGACGTGGAAGAGGAAGGTGCAGGGCGCTGGCGGCAGAACGCCGGCGAGACGGAATGGACCTGCCGTCACGGCGCGCTCGCCTTCACCTGCCGCCTGACCTCGTTTCGCCATGTCGGCGTCTTCCCCGAACACGCCGTGCATTGGGATTTCGTCGAAGAGCAGCTCAGGAGACGCGAGGCGCCGAAACTCCTCAATCTCTTCGGCTATACCGGCATCGCCTCGCTCGTTGCCGCGCAGGCCGGCGCTCAGGTGACCCATGTCGACGCCTCCAAAAAGGCGATCGCCTGGGCGCGGGAGAACCAGGCGCTTTCCGGACTTGATGACAAGCCGATCCGCTGGCTCATCGACGATGCCGGCAAGTTCGCCGCCCGCGAGGTGCGCCGCGGCAATCTCTATGACATGATCCTGCTCGATCCGCCGAAATACGGCCGCGGGCCGAAGGGCGAGACCTGGCATCTGTTTGAGGATCTGCCGGAGATGCTGAAGCTCTGCGCCCAATGCCTGAAGCCCGGGGGAACGCTGATCCTGACGGCCTATGCCATCCGCGCCTCATATCTCGCCTTGCACCAGCTTGCGGCCGATATCGTCGGCGGCAGGGTCACGTCCGGCGAAATGGCGCTCCTTGGCGAAGGCCGCGCAAAGGCCTTGCCCACGGCCCTATATTGCCGGGCGGAGAAACCACAATG
- the cysQ gene encoding 3'(2'),5'-bisphosphate nucleotidase CysQ, which yields MPLSQLPAPLDTLMTIAIAAGEAILEIHDGDLAVEKKADSSPVSAADRASEKLITEKLRHAFPDIPIVAEEACSEFGPPECGNRFFLVDPLDGTKEFLSGSGEFTVNIALIEDERAVAGVVYAPVLGKFYCGLKQEAWRGEVERPSGIVTDLQAIGIRPVPATPIAVASRSHMSPETAAFLDRFEAAETRSIGSSLKFCLLAAGEADFYPRLGPTMQWDTAAGQAVLEAAGGQVLNLDGTPFLYGREHEGGPRPFENPFFLAIGDPALTETLIDNRAD from the coding sequence ATGCCACTCAGCCAACTGCCCGCGCCGCTCGATACGCTCATGACGATCGCCATCGCAGCCGGGGAGGCCATTCTCGAAATCCATGACGGCGACCTCGCCGTGGAAAAGAAGGCCGATTCATCTCCCGTATCCGCGGCGGACCGGGCGAGCGAAAAGCTCATCACCGAGAAACTGCGCCATGCTTTTCCCGACATCCCGATCGTCGCCGAAGAGGCCTGTTCGGAGTTTGGACCGCCCGAATGCGGCAACCGCTTCTTCCTTGTCGATCCGCTTGACGGCACGAAGGAATTCCTGAGCGGCAGCGGCGAATTCACCGTCAACATCGCGCTCATCGAGGACGAACGTGCGGTCGCCGGCGTGGTCTACGCCCCGGTGCTCGGCAAATTCTATTGCGGCCTCAAGCAGGAGGCCTGGCGCGGCGAGGTGGAGCGTCCGTCGGGGATCGTCACCGACCTGCAGGCGATCGGCATCCGCCCCGTCCCGGCAACGCCGATCGCCGTGGCCAGCCGCTCGCACATGTCGCCGGAGACGGCCGCATTTCTCGATCGTTTCGAAGCGGCAGAGACGCGCTCGATCGGCTCTTCGCTCAAATTCTGTCTGCTTGCAGCGGGCGAGGCCGACTTCTACCCTCGCCTCGGCCCGACGATGCAATGGGATACCGCGGCCGGCCAGGCCGTGCTGGAGGCGGCCGGCGGCCAGGTTCTCAACCTCGACGGCACGCCCTTTCTCTATGGTCGCGAACACGAAGGCGGGCCCCGCCCCTTCGAGAACCCCTTCTTCCTGGCGATCGGTGATCCAGCGCTCACAGAAACTCTGATCGACAATCGTGCAGACTGA
- a CDS encoding SRPBCC family protein: MKLTGEYVITAPREKVWALLNDPDVLRECLPGCEELHETETGGLAARVTTKIGPVKATFNGTVELQDVKPPESYRIAGEGQGGVAGFAKGTADVRLAEEGETTILTYDADAQVGGKLAQLGNRLVGSTAKKLADQFFSCLAEKAGGHTVKADEAAPAGAAADEAALSEPAGTAAIPGATVPPLATGVPEVGGGVASAGSSSETEREGEHESAFSHAAHELEHAAEEAEEAVEERAAGGFLGGPMVWGFIAILILIVLWAIF; this comes from the coding sequence ATGAAACTCACCGGTGAATACGTGATCACGGCGCCGCGAGAGAAGGTCTGGGCGCTCCTCAACGATCCGGACGTGCTGCGCGAATGTCTGCCCGGCTGCGAAGAGCTCCATGAGACCGAAACCGGCGGCCTTGCCGCGCGCGTGACGACGAAGATCGGGCCAGTCAAGGCGACCTTCAACGGCACGGTCGAACTGCAGGATGTAAAGCCTCCTGAGAGCTACCGGATCGCCGGCGAAGGCCAGGGCGGGGTTGCGGGCTTTGCCAAGGGAACCGCGGATGTGCGTCTTGCCGAAGAGGGCGAGACGACGATCCTGACCTATGACGCCGATGCGCAAGTCGGCGGCAAGCTCGCCCAGCTCGGCAATCGCCTCGTGGGATCCACCGCCAAAAAGCTCGCCGACCAGTTCTTCTCCTGTCTCGCCGAAAAGGCCGGCGGTCACACCGTCAAGGCAGATGAGGCGGCGCCGGCCGGTGCCGCGGCCGATGAAGCCGCGCTCTCAGAGCCTGCCGGCACGGCTGCGATTCCCGGAGCCACCGTGCCGCCGCTCGCGACCGGTGTGCCGGAAGTCGGCGGCGGGGTAGCGAGTGCCGGCTCCAGCAGCGAGACCGAACGCGAGGGCGAGCATGAATCGGCCTTCTCGCATGCCGCTCATGAACTGGAGCATGCCGCCGAAGAGGCCGAGGAAGCGGTGGAGGAACGCGCCGCTGGCGGGTTCCTTGGCGGCCCCATGGTCTGGGGCTTTATCGCGATCCTGATCCTGATTGTGCTCTGGGCGATCTTTTAG
- a CDS encoding (2Fe-2S)-binding protein, with the protein MVTVTMTVNGRQVSKEVEDRRLLVDFLREDLELTGTHVGCDTSQCGACVVHLDGKAIKSCTILAAQADGTSITTIEGLANGAELHPLQAAFKEHHGLQCGYCTPGMIMSGVDIIRRHEGQLDEDTVRHELEGNICRCTGYHNIVKAILAAAQEMHGEVRQAAE; encoded by the coding sequence ATGGTCACTGTGACGATGACGGTGAATGGCCGTCAGGTCTCCAAGGAGGTGGAAGACCGCCGCCTCCTGGTGGACTTTTTGCGCGAAGATCTGGAGCTGACCGGCACGCATGTCGGCTGCGACACCTCGCAATGCGGCGCCTGTGTCGTGCATCTCGACGGCAAGGCGATCAAATCCTGCACCATTCTTGCAGCGCAGGCGGACGGGACGTCCATCACGACGATCGAAGGGCTCGCCAACGGGGCCGAGCTGCATCCCCTGCAGGCCGCCTTCAAGGAGCATCACGGCCTGCAATGCGGCTATTGCACGCCCGGCATGATCATGTCCGGCGTCGACATCATCCGCCGGCACGAGGGCCAGCTCGACGAGGACACGGTGCGCCACGAGCTCGAGGGCAATATCTGCCGCTGCACGGGCTACCACAACATCGTCAAGGCGATCCTTGCGGCTGCGCAGGAGATGCATGGCGAGGTCCGCCAGGCCGCCGAATAG